The following coding sequences are from one Thermostaphylospora chromogena window:
- a CDS encoding MBL fold metallo-hydrolase, with product MIGKVVTSGTFSLDGGTWEVDNNVWIVGSAEEVVVIDAAHDAEAILAAVGGRRIKAIVCTHAHNDHINAAGALVDATGATVRLHPGDDVLWRMEYGRERTYAPLADGETLTVGGIRLEVLHTPGHAPGAVCLHAPDLGTVFTGDTLFQGGPGATGRSYSSFEVIIDSIRKRLLSLPPETVVRTGHGPETTIGAEAPHLEEWIARGY from the coding sequence ATGATCGGGAAGGTCGTCACCTCCGGCACGTTCAGCCTGGACGGCGGCACCTGGGAGGTCGACAACAACGTGTGGATCGTCGGCTCGGCGGAGGAGGTCGTGGTCATCGACGCCGCGCACGACGCCGAGGCGATCCTCGCCGCGGTCGGCGGACGCCGGATCAAGGCGATCGTCTGCACCCACGCGCACAACGACCACATCAACGCCGCCGGCGCCCTGGTGGACGCCACGGGTGCGACCGTGCGCCTGCACCCCGGCGACGACGTGCTGTGGAGGATGGAGTACGGCCGGGAGCGCACGTACGCGCCGCTGGCCGACGGCGAGACGCTGACCGTGGGCGGGATCCGGCTGGAGGTGCTGCACACGCCCGGTCACGCGCCGGGCGCGGTCTGTCTGCACGCTCCCGATCTGGGGACGGTCTTCACCGGCGACACCCTCTTCCAGGGCGGGCCGGGGGCCACCGGCCGTTCCTACTCCTCCTTCGAGGTCATCATCGACTCCATCCGGAAGCGGCTGCTGAGCCTGCCGCCCGAGACGGTCGTGCGCACCGGGCACGGTCCGGAGACGACGATCGGCGCTGAGGCGCCGCACCTGGAGGAGTGGATCGCCCGCGGCTACTGA
- a CDS encoding (2Fe-2S)-binding protein produces MYVCICRAVTESEVHDCIAAGAATARQVRDATGAGGDCARCVRKICAILKRSEQLASTA; encoded by the coding sequence ATGTATGTCTGCATCTGCCGCGCCGTCACCGAGAGCGAGGTGCACGATTGCATCGCCGCCGGAGCGGCGACCGCGCGGCAGGTCCGGGACGCCACGGGCGCGGGCGGGGACTGCGCGCGCTGCGTGCGGAAGATATGTGCGATCCTGAAGCGGTCCGAGCAGTTGGCATCGACCGCATAG
- the bfr gene encoding bacterioferritin encodes MRGDKQIIELLNEQLTAELTAINQYFLHAKMQENWGYTKLAEHTRAESIDEMRHAEMLTDRILFLEGLPNYQRLGTLHIGQTVPEQLRADLDLELGVVARLRPAIALMREKGDITSARIFEGILADEEHHIDYLETELDLIDNLGEQLYLARYAEPASAG; translated from the coding sequence ATGCGAGGCGACAAACAGATCATCGAGCTGCTCAACGAGCAGCTCACTGCCGAGCTGACCGCCATCAACCAGTACTTCCTGCACGCCAAGATGCAGGAGAACTGGGGGTACACCAAGCTCGCCGAGCACACGCGCGCCGAGTCCATCGATGAGATGCGCCACGCCGAGATGCTCACCGACCGCATCCTGTTCCTGGAGGGCCTGCCCAACTACCAGCGGCTCGGCACGCTCCACATCGGCCAGACGGTGCCCGAGCAGCTCCGTGCCGACCTCGACCTGGAGCTGGGCGTGGTCGCCCGGCTCCGGCCCGCCATCGCTCTGATGCGGGAGAAGGGCGACATCACCTCCGCCCGGATCTTCGAGGGCATCCTCGCGGACGAAGAGCATCACATCGACTACCTGGAAACCGAGCTCGACCTCATCGACAACCTGGGCGAGCAGCTCTACCTCGCCCGCTACGCCGAGCCCGCCTCCGCCGGCTGA
- a CDS encoding response regulator transcription factor, with protein MTCVLLAEDDTSISEPLARALRREGYQVEVSPDGPQALERALSGGIDLIVLDLGLPEMDGLEVARRIRAEGHGTPVLILTARVDEVDTVVGLDAGADDYVTKPFRLAELLARVRALLRRGTSETPVVQGVRIDADSRRAWMGDKELHLTTKEFDLLRVLVRDAGKVVTREQIMREVWDTNWWGSTKTLDMHISWLRRKLGDDAAKPRYITTVRGVGFRFERE; from the coding sequence ATGACCTGCGTACTTCTCGCCGAGGATGACACCTCGATCTCCGAGCCGCTGGCGCGCGCATTGCGCCGCGAAGGTTATCAGGTGGAGGTGAGCCCGGACGGCCCGCAGGCCCTGGAGCGGGCTCTGTCGGGGGGCATCGACCTGATAGTTCTGGACCTCGGCCTGCCCGAGATGGACGGCCTCGAAGTCGCCCGTCGGATCCGTGCCGAGGGGCACGGCACGCCCGTGCTGATTCTGACCGCCCGGGTGGACGAAGTGGACACCGTCGTCGGGCTCGACGCCGGTGCCGACGACTACGTGACCAAGCCCTTCCGGCTGGCCGAGCTGCTGGCCCGGGTGCGCGCCCTGCTGCGGCGGGGCACGTCCGAGACCCCCGTGGTGCAGGGGGTGCGGATCGACGCCGACTCCCGCCGCGCCTGGATGGGCGACAAGGAGTTGCATCTCACGACCAAGGAGTTCGACCTGCTGCGGGTGCTGGTCCGCGACGCCGGAAAGGTGGTGACCCGGGAGCAGATCATGCGTGAGGTGTGGGACACCAACTGGTGGGGTTCGACCAAGACCCTCGACATGCACATCTCCTGGCTGCGCCGCAAACTGGGGGACGACGCGGCCAAGCCACGCTACATCACGACGGTGCGGGGGGTCGGCTTCCGGTTTGAGCGAGAATAG
- a CDS encoding ATP-binding protein, producing MRRRLLTSTLVVAVIAVLLLGVPLGVVVSRLIVDEAGQALQADARRLLSEVEYARIHHKGINTQQVARNYPDRYIQIYVGGTPPEATIVGTEPPPGRRMTSDAHSESGVWVQVSRDRGEVEQDVRARLLLIVALAAAALAVAVGLAIVQSRRLTLPLRDLAMIAERLGSGDARPSKHRYGIQELDRVAEVLDRSAARISDLLNREREFATDASHQLRTPLTGLTMRLEEIVAAADQPAVVREEGEAAIVQAERLTKVIDELLAAARRQRHAQVEPIDIDSVLIQQVTEWEPAFRRAGRKLLLDGERGLRAMASPGGLGQVISSLLENSLQHGGGPVVVATSNNDKSVVIEVSDEGPGISDELASRVFERNVSGGGGTGLGLTLARALTAADGGRLELIRPRPAAFAIFLLPVTEESHNRVVSGPA from the coding sequence ATGCGCCGCCGGTTACTGACCTCCACCTTGGTCGTCGCGGTCATCGCCGTCCTACTGCTGGGTGTTCCCCTGGGCGTCGTCGTCAGCCGATTGATCGTCGACGAAGCGGGCCAGGCGTTGCAGGCCGATGCCCGGCGTCTGCTCAGTGAGGTGGAGTACGCCCGAATACACCACAAGGGCATCAACACCCAGCAGGTGGCACGCAACTACCCCGACCGCTACATCCAGATCTACGTGGGCGGCACTCCTCCGGAGGCCACCATCGTCGGCACCGAGCCGCCCCCCGGGCGCAGGATGACCTCCGACGCCCATTCGGAGAGCGGTGTGTGGGTGCAGGTCAGCCGGGATCGGGGAGAGGTCGAGCAGGACGTGCGGGCGCGCCTGCTGCTCATCGTCGCGCTCGCCGCCGCAGCGCTCGCGGTCGCCGTCGGCCTGGCCATCGTGCAGTCACGCAGGCTGACCCTTCCGCTCCGCGACCTCGCGATGATCGCAGAACGGCTCGGCTCCGGGGACGCCCGGCCGAGCAAGCACCGCTACGGCATCCAAGAACTCGACCGAGTGGCCGAGGTGCTGGACCGCAGCGCCGCCCGCATCTCCGACCTGCTCAACCGGGAAAGGGAGTTCGCCACCGACGCCTCCCATCAACTGCGCACCCCGCTGACCGGCCTGACCATGCGCCTGGAGGAGATCGTCGCCGCGGCGGACCAGCCGGCGGTCGTGCGGGAGGAGGGCGAAGCCGCCATCGTGCAGGCCGAGCGGCTGACCAAGGTCATCGACGAGCTGCTCGCCGCCGCTCGTCGCCAAAGGCACGCGCAGGTCGAGCCCATCGACATCGACTCGGTGCTGATCCAGCAGGTCACCGAGTGGGAGCCCGCCTTCCGCAGGGCGGGCAGGAAGCTTCTGCTGGACGGCGAGCGAGGGCTGCGCGCGATGGCCAGTCCCGGCGGCCTGGGCCAGGTGATCTCCTCTCTGCTGGAGAACTCGCTGCAGCACGGCGGTGGGCCCGTCGTGGTGGCCACGAGCAACAACGACAAGTCCGTGGTCATCGAGGTCTCCGACGAGGGGCCGGGCATCTCCGACGAACTGGCCTCGCGGGTCTTCGAGCGCAACGTCAGCGGAGGCGGCGGCACCGGTCTCGGCCTCACCCTGGCCCGTGCCCTGACCGCGGCCGACGGCGGTCGCCTGGAGCTGATACGGCCCCGCCCGGCGGCTTTCGCGATCTTCCTGCTGCCGGTGACCGAGGAGAGCCACAACCGGGTGGTCAGCGGCCCGGCATGA
- a CDS encoding GtrA family protein, translating to MELFRRLYRRFALLVHELAKFGTIGAIAFVIDFGGTNLLRYGIGLGPLSSKAIATVVAATFAYLGNRYWTWRHREQSGLAREYVLFFILNGIGLLISLLVIGFVTYTLGLNDPLSYNFALILGTGLGTLFRFWSYKKWVFLEPDTSVTLTEPETASRSG from the coding sequence GTGGAGCTTTTCCGACGCTTGTACCGGAGGTTCGCGCTCCTGGTCCACGAGCTGGCGAAGTTCGGCACCATCGGCGCCATCGCCTTCGTGATCGACTTCGGCGGCACCAACCTCCTGCGGTACGGCATCGGCCTGGGCCCGCTGTCCTCCAAGGCCATCGCGACCGTCGTCGCCGCGACCTTCGCCTACCTCGGCAACCGCTACTGGACGTGGCGGCATCGCGAGCAGAGCGGCCTGGCGCGGGAGTACGTGCTGTTCTTCATCCTCAACGGCATCGGGCTGCTGATCTCGCTGCTGGTGATCGGGTTCGTCACCTACACGCTCGGCCTCAACGACCCGCTCAGTTACAACTTCGCGCTCATCCTCGGCACCGGCCTGGGCACGCTGTTCCGCTTCTGGTCCTACAAGAAGTGGGTGTTCCTGGAGCCGGACACGTCCGTCACGCTGACCGAGCCGGAGACCGCCTCCCGGAGCGGCTGA
- a CDS encoding 5-(carboxyamino)imidazole ribonucleotide synthase, producing the protein MSSSDTHPVVGVVGAGQLARMTQQAAIALGIELRVLAGSTTESAARVISDVRLGDHTDLATLRDFAKGCDVVTFDHEHVPNAHIKALARDGVTVRPGADALVHAQDKAAMRERLTALGVPCPAWRRIASAAEAERFAADHGGPVVLKAARGGYDGRGVWVRENPREAAAEAERVLAGGVPLIAEEHVPFQRELAVLVARSPHRQGVAYPVVETVQRDGICVEVLAPAPDLDPETAAVAQSIGLRIAEGLDVTGVMAVEMFQTDGGLLVNELAMRPHNSGHWTIEGARTSQFEQHLRAVLDLPLGSPAQTAPVVVMANVLGGEDPDVHSRYEHVMAHDPGVKVHFYGKEVRPGRKIGHVTALGDDLETVRARARHAAVYLSEGIYV; encoded by the coding sequence GTGAGCAGCAGCGACACCCACCCCGTCGTCGGCGTCGTCGGAGCCGGTCAGCTCGCCCGCATGACCCAGCAGGCCGCTATCGCACTCGGCATCGAGCTGCGGGTCCTGGCGGGTTCGACGACGGAGAGCGCCGCCCGCGTGATCTCCGACGTACGGCTGGGCGACCACACCGACCTCGCCACCCTGCGCGACTTCGCCAAGGGCTGCGACGTGGTCACCTTCGACCACGAACACGTGCCGAACGCGCACATCAAGGCGCTGGCACGCGACGGCGTGACCGTGCGGCCGGGGGCCGACGCCCTGGTGCACGCCCAGGACAAGGCGGCCATGCGTGAGCGGCTGACCGCGCTGGGCGTGCCCTGCCCCGCCTGGCGGCGGATCGCCTCGGCCGCCGAGGCGGAGCGGTTCGCCGCCGACCACGGCGGGCCGGTCGTGCTCAAGGCGGCGCGCGGCGGGTACGACGGTCGCGGCGTCTGGGTCCGCGAGAACCCCCGGGAGGCCGCCGCCGAGGCGGAACGCGTCCTGGCCGGCGGCGTGCCGCTGATCGCCGAGGAGCACGTGCCGTTCCAGCGCGAGCTGGCCGTGCTGGTCGCCCGGTCGCCGCACCGCCAGGGTGTCGCCTATCCGGTCGTGGAGACCGTGCAGCGTGACGGCATCTGCGTGGAGGTCCTCGCGCCCGCGCCGGACCTCGACCCCGAGACCGCGGCCGTCGCCCAGAGCATCGGCCTGCGGATCGCCGAAGGGCTGGACGTCACCGGCGTGATGGCGGTCGAGATGTTCCAGACCGACGGCGGCCTGCTGGTCAACGAATTGGCCATGCGCCCGCACAACAGCGGCCACTGGACCATCGAGGGCGCCCGCACCTCCCAGTTCGAACAGCACCTGCGCGCCGTGCTCGACCTGCCGCTCGGCTCCCCTGCGCAGACCGCGCCGGTCGTGGTCATGGCCAACGTGCTCGGCGGCGAGGACCCCGACGTCCACTCCCGCTACGAGCACGTGATGGCCCACGACCCGGGCGTGAAGGTGCACTTCTACGGCAAGGAGGTGCGCCCCGGCCGCAAGATCGGCCACGTCACCGCGCTCGGCGACGACCTGGAGACCGTCCGGGCCCGTGCCCGGCACGCCGCCGTCTATCTCAGTGAAGGGATCTACGTATGA
- the purE gene encoding 5-(carboxyamino)imidazole ribonucleotide mutase: MTAPQVGIVMGSDSDWPVMKAAAEALADFGVPFEADVVSAHRMPQEMIEYGMRAADRGLRVIIAGAGGAAHLPGMLASVTPLPVIGVPVPLKHLDGLDSLLSIVQMPAGVPVATVAVGGARNAGLLAVRILSVADPALAERMRAFQADLKAQAHAKGERLRAEAAELRSE, encoded by the coding sequence ATGACCGCGCCGCAGGTCGGCATCGTCATGGGCAGCGACTCCGACTGGCCGGTGATGAAGGCCGCAGCCGAGGCACTGGCCGATTTCGGGGTGCCGTTCGAGGCCGACGTGGTCTCCGCGCACCGCATGCCCCAGGAGATGATCGAGTACGGCATGCGCGCCGCCGACCGCGGCCTGCGGGTGATCATCGCGGGGGCCGGGGGAGCGGCCCACCTGCCGGGCATGCTCGCCTCGGTGACCCCGCTGCCGGTGATCGGCGTTCCCGTGCCGCTCAAGCACCTGGACGGGCTGGACTCGCTGCTGTCCATCGTGCAGATGCCCGCCGGCGTGCCGGTCGCCACCGTGGCGGTCGGCGGGGCCAGGAACGCGGGACTGCTGGCCGTGCGCATCCTCTCCGTCGCCGATCCCGCGCTCGCCGAGCGCATGCGCGCTTTCCAGGCCGACCTGAAGGCTCAGGCGCACGCCAAGGGCGAGCGGCTGCGCGCCGAGGCCGCGGAGCTGCGTTCGGAGTGA
- a CDS encoding UDP-glucose dehydrogenase family protein, translated as MPYRLTVLGTGYLGTTHAACMADLGFEVLGLDVDEVKIARLQAGDLPIHEPGLEEVLRRNLEAGRLRFTTSYEEAAEFGDVHFICVGTPQKKGENAADVSYLDAVIESLAPHLERECLVVGKSTVPVGTAQRLADKLARLAPVGGLAELAWNPEFLREGFAVRDTLHPDRIVLGVASDKAEKILRDVYAPLGEVPIIVTDYPTAELVKSAANAFLATKISFINAMAEVCEASHADVKQLSLALSYDERIGGKFLNPGLGFGGGCLPKDIRAFMARAGELGADQALTFLREVDAINMRRRARMVDLARELAGGSFHGCSLAVLGAAFKPNSDDIRDSPALDVAATIGREGGRVTVYDPVALDNARRAHPELNYGESALDAARGAHVVLLLTEWQEFVELDPEELGAVVATRKIVDGRNALDADVWRTAGWHYRALGRP; from the coding sequence GTGCCATACCGCCTCACGGTGTTGGGAACCGGATATCTAGGTACGACGCACGCGGCATGCATGGCCGATCTGGGCTTCGAGGTGCTCGGTCTCGACGTGGACGAGGTCAAGATCGCCCGCCTGCAGGCGGGCGACCTGCCGATCCACGAACCGGGCTTGGAAGAGGTGCTGCGGCGCAACCTGGAAGCCGGGCGGCTGCGCTTCACCACCTCCTACGAGGAGGCCGCCGAGTTCGGCGACGTGCACTTCATCTGCGTAGGCACTCCACAGAAGAAGGGCGAGAACGCCGCCGACGTCTCCTACCTCGACGCCGTGATCGAGTCGCTGGCGCCGCATCTCGAGCGGGAATGCCTGGTGGTGGGCAAGTCCACGGTTCCCGTGGGCACCGCCCAGCGCCTGGCCGACAAGCTCGCCCGGCTCGCCCCGGTCGGCGGGCTCGCCGAGCTGGCGTGGAACCCCGAGTTCCTGCGCGAGGGCTTCGCCGTCCGGGACACGCTCCATCCCGACCGGATCGTCCTCGGGGTCGCCAGCGACAAGGCGGAGAAGATACTGCGTGACGTCTACGCCCCCCTCGGCGAGGTGCCCATCATCGTCACCGACTACCCGACCGCCGAGCTGGTCAAGAGCGCGGCCAACGCGTTCCTCGCCACCAAGATCTCTTTCATCAACGCGATGGCGGAGGTGTGCGAGGCGTCCCACGCCGACGTCAAACAGCTCTCGCTCGCGCTCTCCTACGACGAGCGGATCGGCGGCAAGTTCCTCAACCCGGGGCTGGGCTTCGGTGGCGGCTGCCTGCCCAAGGACATCCGGGCGTTCATGGCGCGCGCCGGCGAGCTGGGCGCGGACCAGGCGCTGACGTTCCTGCGCGAGGTGGACGCGATCAACATGCGCCGCCGGGCCCGGATGGTCGACCTGGCCCGGGAGCTCGCGGGCGGCTCGTTCCACGGCTGCTCGCTCGCCGTGCTCGGCGCCGCGTTCAAGCCCAACTCCGACGACATCCGCGACTCCCCGGCGCTGGACGTGGCGGCGACCATCGGCCGGGAGGGCGGCCGGGTGACGGTGTACGACCCGGTGGCGCTGGACAACGCCCGCCGCGCGCACCCGGAGCTGAACTACGGCGAGTCCGCCCTCGACGCCGCGCGCGGCGCCCACGTCGTGCTCCTGCTCACCGAGTGGCAGGAATTCGTCGAGCTGGACCCGGAGGAGCTGGGCGCGGTCGTCGCCACCCGCAAGATCGTGGACGGCCGCAACGCCCTGGACGCAGACGTCTGGCGGACCGCCGGCTGGCACTACCGCGCCCTCGGTCGTCCCTGA
- a CDS encoding acyl-CoA dehydrogenase family protein — MSFPLYAPAEEHRMLREAVRALADEKIAPRAAETDENEEFPWEVYKDLVAADFHAVHIPEEYGGAGADALATVIVIEEVARACASTSLIPAVNKLGTVPLLLSASEELRRRYLPPVARGEAMFSYALSEPEAGSDAASMKTRAERDGDHYVLNGTKMWITNAGVSEYYTVMAVTDPSAGARGISAFVVEKSDEGVSFGAKEKKLGIKGSPTRQVILENVRIPAWRMIGEPGTGFKTALATLDHTRITIAAQALGIAQGALDYAIGYVKERKQFGKAIAEFQGVQFMIADMAMKLEAARQLTYAAAAKSELAMKGEHVPDLTFFSSAAKCAASDAAMEITTDAVQLLGGYGYTRDYPVERMMRDAKITQIYEGTNQIQRMVMARQLLK; from the coding sequence ATGAGCTTCCCTCTCTATGCGCCCGCCGAAGAGCACCGGATGCTCCGGGAGGCCGTGCGGGCCCTCGCTGACGAGAAGATCGCCCCGCGTGCGGCTGAGACCGACGAGAACGAGGAGTTCCCGTGGGAGGTCTACAAGGACCTCGTCGCCGCCGACTTCCACGCCGTGCACATCCCCGAGGAATACGGCGGCGCCGGGGCCGACGCCCTCGCCACCGTCATCGTCATCGAGGAGGTCGCGCGAGCCTGCGCGTCCACTTCACTCATACCCGCGGTCAACAAGCTCGGCACGGTTCCGCTGCTTCTGTCCGCATCCGAGGAGCTCAGACGGCGCTACCTCCCGCCCGTCGCGCGCGGGGAGGCCATGTTCTCGTACGCGCTGAGCGAGCCCGAGGCGGGCTCCGACGCCGCGTCGATGAAGACCAGGGCCGAGCGGGACGGCGACCACTACGTGCTCAACGGCACCAAGATGTGGATCACCAACGCGGGCGTCTCGGAGTACTACACCGTCATGGCCGTGACCGACCCGTCGGCGGGGGCGCGCGGCATCTCCGCGTTCGTGGTGGAGAAGTCCGACGAGGGGGTCAGCTTCGGCGCCAAGGAGAAGAAGCTCGGCATCAAGGGCTCGCCCACCCGTCAGGTGATCCTGGAGAACGTGCGCATCCCGGCCTGGCGGATGATCGGCGAGCCGGGAACCGGCTTCAAGACCGCCCTGGCCACCCTCGACCACACCCGTATCACCATCGCCGCCCAGGCCCTCGGCATCGCCCAGGGCGCGCTCGACTACGCCATCGGCTACGTCAAGGAGCGCAAGCAGTTCGGCAAGGCGATCGCCGAGTTCCAGGGTGTGCAGTTCATGATCGCCGACATGGCGATGAAGCTCGAGGCCGCCCGCCAGCTCACCTACGCGGCCGCCGCCAAGTCCGAGCTGGCCATGAAGGGCGAGCACGTCCCCGACCTCACCTTCTTCAGCAGCGCCGCCAAGTGCGCCGCCTCCGACGCCGCCATGGAGATCACCACCGACGCCGTCCAGCTCCTCGGCGGATACGGCTACACCCGCGACTACCCGGTCGAACGCATGATGCGCGACGCCAAGATCACTCAGATCTACGAGGGCACCAACCAGATCCAGCGCATGGTCATGGCCCGCCAGCTCCTCAAGTAG
- a CDS encoding glycerophosphodiester phosphodiesterase, translating to MFRPFVVVIALVAALTALTTAPSTVVNVAHRGASAYAPENTLAALALAREQGADMFEIDVRQTSDHELILMHDGTLDRTTDAEEVYPDRSPWRVEDFTLEEIRALDAGSWVSPAYRGERVPTLEEALEAMRDSGLGLLLEIKEPHLYPGIEARVAGELLGDPYWLEPGRTVVQSFDWRSMRTFHAIVPDVPIGLLGKPALRDLPSLASYADQINPSHTTLTRDYVRRVHDAGMRVFTWTVDDPETMRRLISWRVDGIITNKPDVLRGTAADRASAQPDRLSLSSPARLSDPGARGVSPRPAG from the coding sequence ATGTTCCGGCCTTTCGTCGTCGTCATCGCACTCGTGGCCGCCCTGACGGCGCTCACCACCGCTCCGTCCACGGTCGTCAACGTCGCCCATCGCGGCGCGTCCGCGTACGCGCCGGAGAACACCCTCGCCGCTCTGGCCCTGGCCCGCGAGCAGGGGGCCGACATGTTCGAGATCGACGTCCGGCAGACCAGCGACCACGAGCTGATCCTCATGCACGACGGCACGCTGGACCGCACCACCGACGCCGAGGAGGTCTACCCGGACCGGTCGCCGTGGCGGGTGGAGGACTTCACGCTCGAGGAGATCCGCGCGCTGGACGCCGGTTCCTGGGTCTCCCCGGCGTACCGGGGGGAGCGGGTGCCCACGCTGGAGGAGGCGCTGGAGGCGATGCGTGACAGCGGTCTCGGGCTCCTGCTGGAGATCAAGGAGCCGCACCTGTACCCGGGCATCGAGGCCCGGGTCGCCGGCGAGCTGCTGGGCGACCCGTACTGGCTGGAGCCCGGCCGCACGGTCGTCCAGTCCTTCGACTGGAGGTCCATGCGCACCTTCCACGCGATCGTGCCGGACGTCCCGATCGGCCTCCTGGGCAAGCCCGCGCTCCGTGACCTGCCCTCGCTGGCGTCCTACGCCGACCAGATCAACCCGTCGCACACCACCCTCACCCGCGACTACGTCCGCCGCGTCCACGATGCGGGCATGCGCGTGTTCACGTGGACGGTGGACGACCCGGAGACGATGCGCCGCCTCATCTCCTGGCGGGTGGACGGCATCATCACCAACAAGCCCGACGTGCTCCGGGGGACGGCCGCCGACCGGGCCTCGGCGCAGCCGGACCGGCTCTCGCTCTCGTCCCCCGCCCGCCTCTCCGATCCCGGCGCTCGGGGCGTCTCACCGCGCCCGGCGGGGTAG
- a CDS encoding helix-turn-helix domain-containing protein — translation MAREFYSVEQVAERLGLHVRTVRNYVRDGRLKATRIGRRYRIAREDLDAFIGRPAQPPAVSPLRAEVSTVVRIEEVDPETMSRISTLLMTASNTSQRDGRLHLTTHYDEERSAMRIVALGDPKTSADLLALLDAFFTADRA, via the coding sequence ATGGCCCGGGAGTTCTACTCCGTCGAGCAGGTCGCCGAGCGGCTCGGCCTGCACGTGCGGACGGTACGCAACTACGTGCGCGACGGGCGGCTGAAGGCGACCCGCATCGGCAGGCGGTACCGGATCGCCCGGGAGGACCTCGACGCCTTCATCGGGCGGCCCGCACAGCCGCCCGCCGTCTCTCCGCTGCGTGCCGAGGTCTCCACCGTCGTGCGGATCGAGGAGGTCGATCCGGAGACGATGAGCCGCATCAGCACCCTGCTCATGACCGCCTCCAACACCTCGCAGCGGGACGGGCGCCTGCACCTGACGACCCACTACGACGAGGAGCGGAGCGCCATGAGGATCGTCGCGCTCGGCGACCCGAAGACCAGCGCCGACCTGCTCGCCCTCCTCGACGCCTTCTTCACGGCCGACCGGGCCTAG